From one Lycium ferocissimum isolate CSIRO_LF1 chromosome 5, AGI_CSIRO_Lferr_CH_V1, whole genome shotgun sequence genomic stretch:
- the LOC132055522 gene encoding CRM-domain containing factor CFM3, chloroplastic/mitochondrial: MDLLIPKFTELPPPDNMLSSSFSIKPSFFLIIKPLSSLRRCKITPCNISLNNNNDYRKQQRNRNYNSTPVKSKNSNSNWLNKWPNTPPPVEHSRKVDSETRTRYFDEDTRVGTTAIDRIVLRLRNLGLGSDDEEEEEEDEKEEKMNFENSEEEKLGDLLKRDWVRPDMILEESDDEGDNSALLPWERNVEDDEVVEEQKGGKRRAVKAPTLAELTIEDEELRRLRRNGMTLRERINVPKAGVTGAVLEKIHYSWRKNELVRLKFHEVLANDMRTGHEIVERRTGGLVIWRAGSVMVVYRGSNYEGPSSRSQSVNEEGNALFVPDVSSDKSIAKDNKSFNPVIENLNQLHPNRVRSMTEEEAEFNRVLDGLGPRFEDWWGTGVLPVDADLLPQTIPGYKTPFRLLPTGMRSRLTNAEMTNLRKIAKSLPCHFALGRNRNHQGLAAAIIKLWEKSLVVKIAVKRGIQNTNNKLMAEELKMLTGGVLLLRNKYYIIFYRGKDFVPPTVAAALSERQELTKQIQDVEEQMRSGPAEVAPLSTDGQAVAGTLAEFYEAQARWGREISAEERERMLKEAAMVQTARVVKRLEHKFEISQTKKLKAEKILAKIVESWIPAGPSDDLETITEEERVMFRRVGLRMKSYLPLGIRGVFDGVIENMHLHWKHRELVKLISKEKQLAFVEETARLLEYESGGILVSIDRVPKGYALIFYRGKNYRRPISLRPRNLLTKAKALKRRVALQRYEALSQHISELETSIEQTKRQIGDFGNTDIKSSNLEVLDQFNHVSEFQREDEASLLESDSDEDEDPEWENDDDSEYSSLEDNETG; this comes from the exons ATGGACTTATTAATACCAAAATTCACAGAATTGCCACCACCAGATAATATGCTCTCATCTTCCTTTTcaattaaaccttcattttttctCATCATTAAACCCTTATCATCACTTCGTCGCTGCAAAATCACTCCTTGCAATATCagtctcaacaacaacaacgattACCGTAAACAACAACGTAACCGAAATTACAATTCTACCCCTGTTAAATCAAAGAATTCCAATTCTAATTGGTTAAACAAATGGCCAAACACACCTCCTCCAGTAGAACATTCGAGAAAGGTTGATTCGGAAACACGAACTAGATATTTTGATGAAGACACTAGAGTAGGGACTACTGCTATTGATAGGATTGTATTGAGGTTAAGAAACTTAGGTTTAGGTtctgatgatgaagaagaagaagaggaggacgaaaaagaagaaaaaatgaattttgaaaaCAGCGAAGAAGAGAAATTAGGTGATTTATTGAAGAGAGATTGGGTACGACcggatatgatattagaagagAGTGATGATGAAGGAGATAATAGTGCATTGTTACCGTGGGAGCGGAATGTGGAGGATGATGAGGTGGTGGAGGAACAAAAGGGAGGGAAGAGGAGAGCGGTTAAGGCACCGACGTTGGCTGAATTGACGATAGAGGATGAGGAATTGAGGAGATTGAGGAGGAATGGTATGACGTTGAGAGAAAGGATTAATGTACCTAAAGCTGGGGTTACTGGAGCTGTGTTGGAAAAGATTCATTATTCGTGGAGGAAGAATGAGCTTGTTAGGCTTAAGTTTCATGAGGTTTTGGCTAATGATATGAGGACCGGACACGAGATTGTAGAG CGTCGGACAGGAGGGCTTGTGATATGGAGGGCTGGGAGTGTGATGGTGGTGTATCGAGGAAGTAACTATGAGGGGCCTTCTTCAAGGTCTCAATCTGTGAATGAGGAAGGCAATGCTCTCTTTGTTCCTGATGTTTCATCTGACAAATCTATTGCAAAAGACAACAAAAGCTTTAATCCAGTTATTGAAAATCTAAACCAACTTCATCCTAATCGTGTCCGAAGCATGACTGAGGAGGAAGCAGAATTCAATAGGGTACTTGATGGTTTAGGCCCACGTTTTGAGGATTGGTGGGGTACGGGAGTACTTCCTGTTGATGCCGATTTGCTCCCTCAGACAATTCCTGGCTATAAAACACCTTTCCGACTTCTTCCTACTGGAATGAGATCACGCCTAACAAATGCAGAAATGACTAATTTGCGGAAAATTGCTAAATCACTTCCTTGTCATTTTGCTCTTG GGAGAAATAGAAATCACCAAGGGCTGGCTGCTGCTATAATCAAGCTGTGGGAGAAAAGCTTAGTTGTGAAAATTGCAGTCAAACGTGGAATTCAGAACACAAACAACAAGCTGATGGCAGAAGAGTTAAAG ATGTTAACAGGGGGAGTCCTACTTCTGAGAAACAAATATTACATAATCTTTTATCGAGGAAAGGATTTTGTCCCACCTACTGTTGCGGCTGCTTTATCCGAAAGGCAAGAGTTGACAAAACAGATCCAAGATGTCGAAGAGCAAATGCGGAGCGGGCCTGCTGAAGTGGCACCATTGTCCACAGATGGACAGGCTGTTGCCGGTACTTTAGCGGAATTTTATGAGGCTCAGGCTCGGTGGGGGAGAGAAATATCTGCTGAAGAACGTGAGAGAATGTTGAAAGAAGCAGCTATGGTTCAGACGGCCAGAGTAGTCAAGCGGCTTGAACATAAATTTGAGATT TCCCAGACTAAGAAGCTTAAAGCAGAGAAAATTTTAGCTAAGATTGTGGAATCCTGGATTCCTGCTGGTCCTTCTGATGACCTGGAAACAATAACAGAGGAGGAAAGGGTCATGTTCCGTAGAGTTGGATTAAGAATGAAGTCATACCTGCCACTTG GTATCCGTGGTGTCTTTGATGGTGTTATTGAGAACATGCATCTGCATTGGAAACACAGAGAACTTGTAAAGTTAATATCAAAAGAAAAGCAACTTGCTTTTGTTGAAGAAACAGCTAGACTTTTGGAATATGAAAGTGGTGGGATTTTAGTGTCAATAGATAGAGTGCCAAAAGGTTATGCGCTTATTTTCTACCGTGGGAAAAATTATAGGCGGCCTATCAGCCTCAGGCCAAGGAACCTTCTGACAAAAGCAAAAGCACTAAAACGTAGAGTGGCGCTGCAGCGTTACGAG GCTCTCAGTCAGCATATATCCGAGCTGGAGACGTCGATAGAGCAAACGAAAAGGCAAATT GGTGATTTTGGTAACACGGATATTAAATCTAGCAATCTGGAGGTGCTTGATCAGTTCAATCATGTCTCAGAATTCCAA AGGGAAGATGAAGCGTCATTGTTAGAGTCTGATAGTGACGAGGATGAAGATCCTGAATgggaaaatgatgatgattcagAATACTCCAGTCTCGAGGACAATGAAACAGGATAA
- the LOC132055521 gene encoding cleavage stimulating factor 64, with protein sequence MAGDGLSANMAGMSKNQLYDIMSQMKALVEQNQQQARQILIQNPNLTRALFQAQIMLGMVQPPQAIPTIQPTGALNPQPSASQLPQSNVQTTPSLPGQIGIQEQTRKQQQIQPAPIVPSASLPPSNLQSPSLPSHQLQSVQQQKGHIGQAPPISLPQTSQVPNMAPLPRHSAAPLPSHLQQQMPPASPKLEPPMQTSGTQHLPMQSQLPPQVRPPMQPFPHQVHPHMGPNVGYQPQSGATQHHHSQPPYHPAMRPPASMGPSFLPGQPPGPSQLPPQSLYQMGGSHLRPEFNQVGSSMQADRASPWIPSLPENTSGTQLPGPPSFPAQMAPSNQPSRPAALSPEMEKALLQQVRSLTPEQINMLPPEQRNQVLQLQQMLR encoded by the exons ATGGCAGGTGATGGCTTATCGGCGAATATGGCTGGAATGTCCAAAAATCAGCTATACGATATTATGTCTCAGATGAAG GCGCTAGTGGAACAGAACCAGCAGCAAGCAAGGCAAATTCTCATACAAAACCCTAACTTGACTAGAGCACTCTTTCAG GCACAAATAATGCTCGGGATGGTGCAGCCCCCACAAGCA ATTCCGACCATCCAGCCGACAGGAGCATTGAATCCTCAGCCATCAGCATCTCAGCTTCCACAGTCAAATGTTCAGACCACTCCATCGTTGCCAGGGCAAATTGGCATTCAGGAACAAACAAGAAAGCAGCAGCAGATTCAACCTGCTCCAATAGTGCCATCCGCTTCTCTTCCACCCTCGAACCTTCAATCCCCATCCTTGCCATCTCATCAGTTGCAGTCGGTGCAGCAGCAGAAAGGACATATTGGTCAAGCCCCACCAATCTCTTTACCACAAACCTCTCAAGTTCCTAATATGGCACCACTTCCTCGTCATTCTGCTGCACCACTGCCATCTCATCTTCAACAACAGATGCCTCCGGCATCCCCCAAGTTGGAGCCACCAATGCAAACTAGTGGAACTCAACACCTGCCTATGCAATCACAGCTACCACCACAAGTGAGACCACCGATGCAACCCTTCCCTCATCAAGTTCATCCTCACATGGGGCCCAATGTTGGTTATCAGCCGCAATCTGGAGCAACTCAGCACCACCATTCACAACCTCCTTATCAT CCTGCTATGAGGCCTCCAGCAAGCATGGGACCTTCTTTTCTACCGGGACAACCACCAGGTCCAAGTCAGCTGCCACCCCAGTCTCTATATCAG ATGGGAGGTTCACATTTGAGACCAGAATTCAATCAAGTTGGAAGTTCAATGCAAGCAGATCGAGCATCTCCTTGGATTCCCAGCTTGCCAGAGAATACATCAGGAACACAGCTCCCAGGACCACCATCATTCCCTGCACAGATGGCCCCGAGCAATCAGCCTTCTAGACCGGCAGCA CTGTCCCCGGAGATGGAAAAGGCACTTCTTCAGCAAGTAAGGAGTCTGACCCCAGAACAGATTAACATGCTACCTCCGGAGCAAAGGAATCAAGTGCTTCAGTTGCAGCAAATGCTCCGTTAA